Proteins from a single region of Barnesiella propionica:
- a CDS encoding carboxypeptidase-like regulatory domain-containing protein — MFFLSTFFLEGYAQDFIRVRGFVTDINGNPLNRVSIYDKETNKTVGTSDEEGKYVATISRNGTLLFTYLGYEEREVKVLGRLKIDVKLEQSSVNLNEVVVAAKKIVDKIIPEPTDIEVIGNYFHVRTRVKIPKEMFDSDTRLIIQPDIYNVTRKELRYMAPLVFDGKEYNITQQRLYDYDITMDPLHEYITVKSSSGQKDDLIPYNDSLYVENPKDDFRCDMIMALENYNRILYRDTFVIARGIVNPLRFLEYKFGENYITDPAYFPKAEMQLRDSKGEVKLTFEIGKTSIDYKNEMNRSEIERLNQELKLVESNPDASLQTFSITGASSPDGSYERNLQLAKGRMNVATDAILGQLQANTRSVLSIQSEARVETWETVVMQLRSDSLQSEAQAIQDIVDKNPKNITRQSLLIARLPFFKKILAAEYLPRLRKVEYEYTYSIFRYLTDEEIETLYKTDYKQLTRNEFWRLYSKENDLIKKEKICRQALEVYPRFMVAANDLAATCISLGRPDSEILKDYMGGNVPDAVRCNQMIALLHEGKYEKADSIAGLLPVNEMTEKIVAVSRALNGKYEEAYPVVASMSSLNEVLMLLALKMNDEAWDKAEKLGESAKEEYIKAIAANRVDKVMPALSHLRKAIELDPSLLDIAKIDGDVLDLLQE; from the coding sequence TTGTTTTTCCTAAGTACATTTTTTTTAGAAGGATATGCTCAGGATTTTATTCGGGTAAGGGGTTTTGTTACCGATATTAACGGTAATCCGTTGAACCGTGTAAGTATATATGATAAAGAGACGAATAAGACAGTAGGTACGTCGGATGAAGAGGGTAAATACGTTGCAACCATTTCCAGAAACGGTACATTGCTTTTTACTTATTTGGGTTATGAAGAACGTGAGGTAAAAGTTTTGGGACGTCTTAAGATAGATGTAAAACTGGAACAATCCAGCGTGAATTTGAACGAAGTTGTCGTGGCCGCCAAAAAGATCGTGGATAAGATAATTCCTGAACCTACCGATATAGAGGTTATCGGAAATTATTTTCATGTCAGGACCCGTGTTAAGATTCCGAAAGAGATGTTCGATTCGGATACCCGGCTTATCATACAGCCCGATATTTATAACGTAACGCGTAAAGAACTTCGTTATATGGCTCCTTTGGTCTTTGACGGGAAAGAATATAATATTACGCAGCAGCGGTTGTATGATTATGATATTACGATGGATCCTCTGCATGAATATATAACCGTAAAAAGCAGTAGCGGGCAGAAAGACGATCTAATTCCCTATAATGACTCTCTCTATGTCGAGAATCCGAAAGATGATTTCCGGTGTGATATGATAATGGCATTGGAAAATTATAATCGTATATTGTACCGCGATACATTTGTTATTGCACGGGGAATTGTAAATCCGTTACGTTTTCTGGAATATAAGTTCGGGGAAAATTATATAACCGATCCGGCTTATTTCCCGAAAGCAGAAATGCAGTTGAGAGACAGTAAAGGAGAGGTTAAGCTGACGTTCGAGATAGGAAAAACTTCCATTGATTATAAAAATGAGATGAATCGTTCCGAAATAGAGCGGCTGAATCAAGAGTTAAAATTGGTGGAGTCTAACCCCGATGCGTCTCTACAAACTTTTTCCATTACCGGTGCGTCTTCTCCCGATGGTTCTTATGAACGGAATCTTCAGTTAGCTAAGGGACGTATGAATGTTGCTACGGACGCTATCTTGGGACAGTTACAGGCTAATACGCGTTCTGTTTTGTCTATACAGTCCGAGGCCCGCGTGGAGACATGGGAAACTGTGGTGATGCAACTTCGTTCCGATTCATTGCAGAGCGAGGCTCAGGCGATCCAGGACATCGTAGATAAAAATCCGAAAAATATTACCCGGCAGTCCCTTTTAATTGCCCGTCTTCCATTCTTTAAAAAAATACTTGCTGCGGAATATTTGCCTCGTCTGAGAAAGGTTGAGTATGAATATACCTATTCTATATTCCGTTATCTTACCGATGAGGAAATAGAAACATTATATAAAACCGATTACAAGCAATTGACCCGGAATGAATTTTGGAGATTGTACAGCAAGGAAAATGATTTGATAAAGAAAGAAAAAATATGCCGTCAGGCACTGGAGGTTTATCCGCGTTTTATGGTGGCTGCGAATGACCTGGCTGCTACTTGCATTTCTTTAGGAAGGCCTGATTCGGAAATACTGAAAGATTATATGGGCGGAAATGTGCCGGATGCGGTGAGATGTAATCAAATGATCGCTTTATTGCATGAAGGGAAATATGAGAAAGCCGATTCTATAGCAGGTTTATTACCGGTTAATGAAATGACTGAAAAAATCGTTGCTGTGTCCCGGGCTTTGAATGGAAAATATGAGGAAGCCTATCCTGTCGTTGCGTCTATGAGTTCTTTGAACGAAGTACTGATGTTGCTGGCGTTGAAGATGAACGATGAAGCCTGGGATAAAGCAGAGAAATTGGGCGAATCGGCTAAAGAAGAATATATAAAGGCAATTGCGGCTAACCGTGTAGACAAGGTAATGCCGGCGTTAAGCCATTTGCGTAAAGCGATAGAATTAGATCCATCATTATTGGATATCGCTAAGATCGACGGGGATGTACTTGATTTGTTGCAGGAATAA
- a CDS encoding DUF3575 domain-containing protein, whose amino-acid sequence MNKRSKILLFLSFMLLGMSSLHAQRVALKTNAVYWAALSPNLGVEARLSRRFTLNADIAGNPFSIGTISPKFIQFQPELRYWFNRPMVRHFMGVTALISNYDMRIKSHYYQGDAYAAGVTYGYAWVLGRHWNMEATIGAGIMRYRNYKYGIHDGKPLQFNNVKTTLAPVKLGLSFSYIFK is encoded by the coding sequence ATGAATAAAAGGTCTAAGATATTATTATTCTTATCCTTTATGCTGTTAGGAATGAGTTCGTTACATGCTCAAAGAGTGGCACTCAAAACAAATGCAGTATATTGGGCTGCACTTTCTCCCAATTTAGGGGTGGAAGCTCGTTTGTCCCGACGATTTACATTGAATGCCGATATAGCGGGCAATCCGTTTTCTATAGGGACGATCTCTCCTAAGTTTATACAATTTCAGCCGGAACTCCGTTATTGGTTCAATCGTCCTATGGTGCGTCATTTTATGGGTGTTACCGCATTGATCTCAAATTATGATATGCGTATAAAATCTCACTATTATCAGGGCGATGCATATGCGGCTGGGGTCACTTATGGATATGCGTGGGTACTGGGCCGGCATTGGAACATGGAGGCCACTATCGGTGCGGGTATAATGCGGTATAGGAATTATAAATATGGGATTCATGACGGGAAACCATTGCAATTCAATAATGTGAAGACAACTCTGGCTCCTGTGAAACTGGGATTGTCTTTTTCTTATATTTTTAAATAA
- the meaB gene encoding methylmalonyl Co-A mutase-associated GTPase MeaB has translation MEHIENDDNYAGLSVNKGISQPPTVNPYLQKMRKARRRLYTAGEYVEGILKGDMSILSQAVTLVESNLYEHQVLAQEVIEKCLPYTCESVRIGITGVPGAGKSTSIDVFGLHVLKKGGKLAVLAIDPSSERSKGSILGDKTRMEKLSVHPGAFIRPSPSAGSLGGVARKTRETIVLCEAAGFDNIFVETVGVGQSETAVHSMVDFFLLIQLAGTGDELQGIKRGIMEMADGIVINKADGNNIEKARLAQAQFRNALHLFPPTPSGWQPQVLTYSGYYEIGIKEVWDMIDEYILFVKKNGYFDHKRQEQSKYWMFESINEQLKDHFYRNPQIEIMLREKERKVLSNEQSSFMAAKDVLDYYFNIK, from the coding sequence ATGGAACATATAGAAAATGACGATAATTATGCCGGCTTATCGGTAAATAAAGGTATATCCCAGCCTCCCACAGTTAATCCTTATTTGCAGAAAATGAGGAAAGCCCGGCGTAGGCTGTATACGGCAGGAGAATATGTAGAAGGTATATTGAAGGGGGATATGTCCATATTAAGCCAGGCTGTCACTTTGGTAGAGAGTAATCTTTATGAGCATCAGGTTTTGGCGCAGGAGGTAATAGAAAAGTGTTTACCTTATACTTGTGAATCGGTGCGTATAGGCATTACCGGGGTTCCCGGGGCAGGGAAGAGTACATCTATCGATGTATTCGGACTGCATGTTTTGAAAAAAGGAGGAAAACTGGCTGTACTGGCAATCGATCCGAGTAGCGAACGATCCAAAGGCAGTATACTGGGTGATAAGACGCGCATGGAAAAATTATCGGTGCATCCGGGAGCTTTTATTCGCCCTTCCCCTTCTGCCGGCTCGTTGGGAGGTGTTGCCCGTAAAACGCGTGAAACCATTGTCTTATGTGAGGCTGCCGGATTTGATAATATATTTGTGGAAACCGTAGGTGTAGGGCAATCGGAGACAGCGGTACATTCTATGGTCGATTTCTTTTTATTAATCCAGTTGGCCGGAACGGGTGATGAACTGCAGGGTATAAAACGAGGGATTATGGAGATGGCAGACGGAATAGTGATTAATAAGGCCGATGGTAATAATATAGAAAAAGCCCGCCTGGCCCAGGCACAATTCCGGAATGCATTGCATCTTTTCCCGCCTACACCTTCCGGATGGCAACCTCAGGTACTTACTTATTCGGGATATTATGAAATAGGTATTAAAGAGGTATGGGATATGATAGATGAATATATCCTGTTTGTAAAAAAGAACGGCTATTTTGATCATAAAAGACAGGAACAATCGAAATACTGGATGTTCGAGTCTATTAATGAGCAGTTGAAGGATCATTTCTATCGTAATCCGCAGATCGAAATTATGCTAAGGGAAAAGGAACGGAAAGTATTGTCTAATGAACAAAGTTCTTTTATGGCAGCTAAAGATGTTCTGGATTACTACTTTAATATAAAATGA
- a CDS encoding DUF1573 domain-containing protein: protein MKRIALLCLLFSVAMLSIFAQPKISFESVVHDFGTFDEDGGNVSAEFRFSNTGNKPLEITSVRATCGCTVPEYSREPIAPGENGVIKVTYNPKGRPGKFDKSIFVYSNNEPSRMTLKITGNVTRSAHSTYDYAYNIGALYLKSLQVPFFDLMKGETKAGKIQVMNSGKESVTPVIRDLPKHITAVFVPEVLHPLEEGILVVTYDAGSVKDWGFRRDEFRIDMADDTLKSALSKITVTANIKEDLSQWKENMDNAPLMKLSERTVDFGFVKGSGKVEKEVEITNEGHSPLIIRKIGNETPVLKIKLGKKKIKPGKSTRLKIEVDPSKSRSNLINYRLIVITNDPHNSSQVIRVLGRLE from the coding sequence ATGAAAAGAATAGCTCTATTATGTTTGTTGTTTTCGGTTGCCATGCTATCTATATTTGCCCAGCCGAAGATCAGTTTCGAATCAGTTGTACATGATTTCGGTACTTTTGATGAAGACGGCGGAAATGTTTCTGCAGAGTTCAGGTTTTCCAATACCGGAAATAAGCCGTTGGAAATTACATCGGTCAGAGCTACATGTGGTTGTACAGTACCGGAATACTCCAGGGAACCTATTGCTCCGGGAGAAAATGGAGTTATAAAGGTGACGTATAACCCTAAAGGACGTCCCGGAAAATTCGATAAATCGATTTTTGTTTACAGTAATAACGAACCGTCGCGAATGACCCTGAAGATAACAGGTAATGTTACACGGTCGGCTCATTCTACTTATGATTATGCTTATAATATAGGTGCTTTGTACCTTAAAAGCCTGCAGGTTCCTTTTTTCGATTTAATGAAAGGTGAAACAAAGGCTGGAAAAATACAGGTGATGAATAGTGGCAAAGAATCGGTCACACCGGTAATAAGAGATTTACCTAAGCACATTACTGCTGTTTTTGTTCCGGAAGTATTGCATCCCCTTGAGGAAGGAATATTGGTTGTTACTTACGATGCGGGATCGGTGAAAGACTGGGGATTCCGGAGAGATGAATTCCGGATTGATATGGCCGATGACACGTTAAAGTCGGCATTAAGCAAAATAACCGTAACAGCGAATATAAAAGAAGATCTTTCCCAATGGAAAGAAAATATGGATAATGCTCCTCTGATGAAACTATCGGAACGGACGGTTGATTTCGGTTTCGTTAAAGGTTCCGGAAAGGTAGAGAAAGAAGTGGAGATAACCAATGAAGGACATTCTCCGCTTATTATCCGTAAAATAGGGAACGAAACTCCGGTACTGAAAATAAAATTAGGAAAGAAAAAAATTAAACCGGGAAAATCTACCCGTTTGAAGATAGAAGTTGATCCGTCCAAGTCCCGTTCAAATCTTATTAATTACCGGTTAATTGTGATTACCAACGATCCTCATAATAGTTCTCAGGTAATACGGGTATTAGGACGTTTAGAATAA
- a CDS encoding DUF1573 domain-containing protein — protein sequence MKRLVIMSMMLLISVSVLCAKTPAKIKFTEKKYDFGFIAENKGPVTHLFEFTNIGESPLVIVDARASCGCTKPEFPQEPIAPGKKGAIKVIFNPEGRPGEFKKGITVVSNAKPSKNNLVIIGVVKPEQK from the coding sequence ATGAAACGATTGGTTATAATGAGCATGATGTTGCTGATATCTGTATCTGTTCTTTGTGCTAAAACACCGGCTAAAATAAAATTTACCGAAAAAAAATATGATTTCGGTTTTATTGCTGAAAACAAAGGGCCCGTAACTCATCTGTTCGAGTTTACTAATATAGGAGAGTCTCCTTTGGTAATAGTGGATGCAAGGGCCTCCTGCGGCTGTACTAAACCTGAATTTCCTCAGGAACCTATTGCTCCCGGGAAAAAAGGAGCTATTAAAGTGATTTTTAATCCCGAAGGACGTCCCGGAGAATTTAAGAAAGGGATAACGGTGGTTAGTAATGCAAAACCTAGTAAAAATAATTTGGTTATTATTGGTGTCGTGAAACCTGAACAGAAATAG
- a CDS encoding MutS-related protein produces MNISPETYYIRQLDLTRQQLKKVKHKIQFTGTLRLVNILAILSGIYLLWGNGIAWYITTLIAGLIPFMLLIRYHNRLFLLKDFLEAKIRIYIKESQLQQYDFSGTYPGNEFIDPSHPFTYDLDVFGEKSLFAYIDRSASKMGRLRLASWLCNPLNTSQEIKDRQEAITELSEMNETRNDFLAHGMTSQETESDPETINNLADIPSFSTNRIISIFISSLPYIYGILLIFWVLGYITGNFILFLFLTLIFISFLNAKKVSSVQAKLDKALKSLSVYTELIYMLENSHPESRLLNEIREKIICNEKPVSVRIRKLNKLLNNLDQRFNIVGYVVLNGFLLWDMRQLNALDKWLRENSEKLPAWFSAISDFDALCSLATFKYNHPAYIIPQICKDHSVVMEAREMGHPLIPVERCVKNDLYPLGHSSFLIITGANMAGKSTYLRTVGINYLLACIGAPVCAAEMNITPHSLFTGLRTTDSLSDNESYFFAELKRLQQVVGSLKSGKKMFIILDEILKGTNSTDKQIGSLALIRQLTGLGATGIIATHDLALGKLAEEFPASVRNFRFEASIHGDELSFSYRIQPGVAQNMNACFLMKKMGIIPPDKNPQ; encoded by the coding sequence ATGAACATATCTCCCGAAACTTATTATATCCGGCAACTGGATCTAACCCGGCAGCAACTAAAGAAGGTAAAACATAAAATACAATTTACAGGAACACTCCGTCTGGTCAATATACTTGCTATCCTATCAGGCATCTATCTTTTATGGGGAAACGGCATTGCCTGGTATATCACTACCCTAATAGCAGGTCTTATACCTTTTATGCTCCTTATCCGGTATCATAACCGACTTTTTCTACTAAAAGACTTTCTGGAAGCCAAAATACGTATTTATATAAAAGAATCACAATTACAACAATATGATTTTTCGGGAACTTATCCGGGCAATGAATTTATTGACCCGTCACATCCTTTTACTTACGATTTGGATGTATTCGGGGAAAAATCATTATTCGCCTATATAGACCGAAGCGCGTCCAAAATGGGAAGACTCCGATTGGCTTCCTGGTTATGTAATCCTCTCAACACTTCACAAGAAATAAAAGACCGTCAGGAAGCCATAACGGAGCTATCGGAAATGAATGAAACAAGAAATGACTTCCTAGCTCATGGGATGACTTCGCAGGAAACAGAATCTGATCCCGAAACCATAAACAATCTGGCAGATATTCCTTCTTTTTCCACCAACCGGATCATAAGTATATTCATTTCATCTCTGCCATATATTTATGGCATACTCCTTATCTTCTGGGTTCTCGGATACATTACCGGAAATTTTATTCTATTTTTATTCCTTACATTGATATTCATTTCCTTTTTAAACGCAAAAAAAGTTTCTTCGGTTCAAGCGAAATTAGATAAGGCATTAAAATCATTAAGTGTCTATACGGAACTTATCTACATGCTTGAGAACAGCCATCCCGAAAGCCGGCTATTAAATGAAATACGAGAAAAAATAATATGTAATGAAAAACCTGTTTCTGTGCGCATCAGAAAACTGAACAAACTTCTAAATAATCTGGACCAGAGATTTAACATCGTTGGATACGTAGTTCTTAACGGGTTCTTACTTTGGGATATGAGGCAATTGAATGCATTAGACAAATGGCTACGTGAAAATTCGGAAAAACTTCCTGCATGGTTTTCAGCCATTTCCGACTTCGATGCGCTCTGTTCTCTTGCGACATTCAAATATAACCACCCCGCCTATATCATTCCTCAGATTTGCAAAGATCATAGTGTTGTAATGGAAGCCCGGGAAATGGGGCATCCGTTAATTCCGGTCGAAAGATGTGTAAAAAATGATCTTTATCCGTTAGGACATTCGTCTTTTCTCATCATTACCGGAGCCAATATGGCAGGAAAAAGCACTTATTTAAGAACGGTGGGAATTAATTATCTGCTGGCTTGTATCGGAGCACCCGTATGTGCTGCTGAAATGAACATAACGCCCCACTCTCTTTTTACAGGATTAAGAACGACCGATTCGCTTAGTGATAACGAGTCATATTTCTTTGCCGAACTGAAAAGATTACAACAAGTAGTAGGAAGTCTCAAATCGGGGAAAAAAATGTTCATTATTCTGGATGAAATATTAAAAGGGACAAATTCTACCGACAAGCAAATCGGTTCGCTGGCACTGATACGTCAACTGACCGGACTGGGTGCGACCGGTATCATAGCAACTCACGATCTGGCCCTGGGCAAACTGGCCGAAGAATTTCCGGCATCTGTTAGAAACTTCCGCTTCGAAGCCTCCATTCATGGAGACGAACTATCATTTTCATACCGGATACAACCGGGGGTAGCACAAAACATGAATGCATGCTTCCTGATGAAAAAAATGGGAATTATCCCTCCTGATAAAAACCCGCAGTAA